A stretch of the Schistocerca cancellata isolate TAMUIC-IGC-003103 unplaced genomic scaffold, iqSchCanc2.1 HiC_scaffold_818, whole genome shotgun sequence genome encodes the following:
- the LOC126143516 gene encoding uncharacterized protein LOC126143516, with product MFKTIALSYRMGQRTASKIVYDVCGAIWKHLQPIYLPEPTTVMWENIASDFERKRQFYNCLGAVDRKHINLRKPQLSGSSFFNYKQHCSVVLMATVDAHYRFTSIDVGSMGRFSDGNIFSNSVLGRKLTDGTLKIPGDKSLPGQQNRAPYVFVGDEAFPLLKNLMRPYPKCRVTGNDKYKVYNYRLSRARQTVECAFGILSSRFRVFKRPFECKLEALDRIVTATCVLHNYLRTDNITSNDLAEEDDMGPLSTNQLLSPAPSRCRNTSEAFLTREKFNECFNSPEGSVQWQYAAIKRGQY from the coding sequence ATGTTTAAAACCATCGCTCTAAGCTACCGCATGGGTCAAAGGACAGCGTCGAAGATAGTTTATGATGTGTGTGGAGCGATATGGAAGCATCTACAACCCATTTATCTACCTGAGCCAACAACAGTTATGTGGGAAAATATTGCTTCTGACTTTGAGAGGAAACGGCAGTTTTACAATTGTCTTGGAGCTGTTGATAGGAAACATATCAATTTGCGAAAACCTCAGTTATCTGGTTCCTCATTTTTCAATTACAAACAGCATTGCTCTGTAGTATTAATGGCTACTGTCGATGCTCATTACAGATTTACCTCTATAGACGTCGGTTCAATGGGCAGATTTAgtgatggaaatattttttctaattcagTATTAGGAAGAAAACTGACTGACGGAACTTTAAAAATCCCAGGAGATAAATCGCTTCCTGGACAACAAAATAGAGCCCCTTACGTTTTCGTAGGTGATGAGGCATTTCCATTATTAAAAAACTTAATGCGACCGTACCCTAAATGCAGAGTTACTGGCAATGACAAATATAAAGTTTATAATTACAGACTGTCTCGTGCTCGTCAAACTGTAgagtgtgcatttggtatcttgAGTTCCCGATTTCGTGTGTTTAAACGGCCTTTTGAGTGTAAACTAGAGGCTTTAGATAGAATTGTGACAGCTACATGTGTACTTCATAATTACTTGAGGACTGATAACATTACGTCAAATGATCTCGCCGAGGAGGACGACATGGGACCACTGAGTACCAACCAGCTTCTGTCGCCTGCTCCAAGTAGGTGCAGAAACACGAGTGAAGCGTTTCttacgagagaaaaatttaatGAGTGTTTTAATTCACCAGAAGGTTCTGTTCAATGGCAGTATGCAGCTATAAAAAGAGGCCAATACTAA
- the LOC126143515 gene encoding piggyBac transposable element-derived protein 3-like — MCNRQPSDDNFEEQTDGELRNPSQFFFEYFDKNFWKNVAGQTNLYHCQKNSNSLDTNTNEILSLVGIDILMGTLKLPQARLYWNMQLDIPLVSSTITRDRYYKLRNNLHFVNNLEDLTNKCISLPRSQHLSLDEQMIPFTGRCKMQTYVPSKPNPLGLKNFILASSDGLVLDFPIYTGKGTIPDSNQKEHGLGAGILKLLARTIPNDYNHVIYSDRVFTSSKSVQLLLDRNIFQTGTVMANRIKKVASKFKRDQELQRGQWDEYVREDQEICALKWKDNKSVTLLSSCIGSEPEGTCKRWCNTEKAKVSVKQPAIIKSYNRNMGGIDLCGRYMAYYRSNIRTKK, encoded by the exons ATGTGTAATCGACAGCCTTCTGACGACAACTTTGAAGAACAGACTGATGGTGAACTGAGAAACCCTTCACAGTTTTTCTTCGAGTACTTCGataaaaatttctggaaaaatgttGCAGGACAAACTAATTTATATCATTGCCAAAAGAACTCAAACAGTCTGGATACAAATACTAATGAAATTTTGTCCCTTGTCGGAATTGATATATTGATGGGTACATTGAAATTGCCCCAGGCAAGactttactggaatatgcaactggATATTCCACTTGTATCATCAACCATTACAAGAGATAGATACTACAAATTACGAAATAATctgcattttgtaaataatttggaagATCTGAC AAATAAATGTATTAGTTTACCCAGGTCTCAACACCTTTCTTTGGATGAACAGATGATTCCATTCACGGGGAGATGTAAGATGCAAACATATGTACCTTCCAAACCTAATCCACTtggcctcaaaaattttattttagcgtCATCAGATGGACTTGTCCTTGATTTTCCTATATACACTGGCAAAGGAACAATTCCTGACAGCAATCAAAAAGAACATGGCCTGGGAGCGGGTATACTCAAACTACTGGCTAGAACTATACCCAATGATTACAATCATGTAATTTACAGTGACAGAGTTTTCACCAGTTCAAAATCTGTTCAGCTTTTACTAGACAGGAATATATTTCAGACAGGAACTGTGATGGCCAATAGAATAAAAAAAGTAGCTTCTAAGTTCAAGAGAGATCAGGAGCTGCAGCGGGGGCAATGGGATGAGTACGTAAGGGAGGACCAGGAAATTTGTGCCCTCAAATGGAAGGACAATAAATCCGTCACTTTGTTATCCTCGTGCATAGGGAGCGAACCAGAGGGTACCTGCAAACGATGGTGTAATACAGAAAAAGCAAAGGTTAGTGTCAAACAACCAGCCATCATCAAAAGCTATAATCGCAATATGGGTGGCATTGATCTCTGTGGTAGATACATGGCATACTATAGGTCAAACATCAGAACAAAAAAGTAG